The nucleotide sequence GGATCACTCCATCAACGACACGACCTGATGCACGCGCTCCACCGCTAATTCGAGCAGGTCCCGCTTGGCACGGACCAACGGCGGACGGGTTTGCCCCTGATGCTCCAGCCGGCCCAACCGATTGGAAACGATCTCGGCATTATAGGCGTCCAAGACTAACTTGCGGGCCTCGATCGGGCCAATTTGAGCCGTAATTTCGGCCATCATTTCTTTAGCAGTCATCGTTTTCGGGGAAGCGGGGGAACAAAATAAAGCGGGGGGCCGCGAACAACGAATCCCGACGATGAAACCGCACCGAAGCATGGCAAGTCTCCAACCTCGCCGCCGCCCGGGAATCGTCACCGCCCGATTCACGGGGTTTGACGCGACCCGCCGGGCCCGTTTGGTTGTCCGGTTCACATGCTCACCATCGCCGACGTCGCTAAATCCTATGGCACCCGAGAACTGTTCTCGGACGTGTCTCTCTTCGTCGCGCGCACCGACCGCCTGGGCCTCGTGGGCCCCAACGGCGCGGGCAAATCGACCTTGTTCAACCTCATCCTGGGCAAGGAATCCCCGGACAACGGCGTGATCGAATGGGAACGCGGCGCGGACTTCGGGTTTCTCCCGCAGGAAAGCGCCCCGGTCGGCGACGAAACCGTCATCGCCATCGCCACCGACGGTCAAAAGCTCGATTTCGACGGCGACGATGACGACGACTACGACATCGATTGGACGCTCGAACCGCGTGCGCGCAAAATTCTCGCCGGTCTCGGTTTCAAGGACGCCGACATGGACCTGCCCGCCAAGTCCTTTTCCGGTGGCTGGATCATGCGCGCTCACCTCGCCCGCCTGCTCGTTTCCGAGCCAACGCTCCTGCTCCTCGACGAGCCGACCAATCACCTCGATCTCGAAGCCCTGCTCTGGTTCCAGGACTACCTCACCCGCTACCCCGGCGGTCTCGTCGTCATCTCTCACGACCGCGCTTTTCTCAACGCCCTCTGCAACGGCATCCTCGAGCTGCGCGGGGCCACGCTGCATAAATACACCGGTAACTACGACGACTACCTGGAGCAAAAGGAAGCCCGTCACGAGCAGCTGCTCGCGGTTTATAAGAACCAACAGCGCGAAATCGCCCACCAGCAAAAGTTCGTCGATCGCTTCGGCGCCAAGGCCTCGATGGCCACCCGCGCCAAATCCAAGGAAAAGCACATCGCCCGCCTGAAAGAAGAAGCGGTCGAGTCGCCGGAGATGGAGCTCAAGCGGATCAACTTCCGCTTTCCCCAACCGCCCCGCTCGGGCCTCAAGGTCATCGAGCTCGAACACGTCGAGCAGGCCTACGGCGATCACGTCGTTTATCAGGATCTCAACTTTACCGCCGAACGTGGCGAAAAGATCGTCCTCGTCGGCCCCAACGGCGCGGGCAAGTCCACGCTGCTGAAAATTCTTGGCGACGTCATCCCGATCCGCGGCGGCGAGCGCGAGCTCGGCTCCAATGTCTACCCCGGTTACTTCGCGCAAAACCGCGCCGACAACCTCAAGCTCGACGAAACCGTGCTCGCCAACGTCATGGAGTTGCGCACGGCCGAGAACGATCTCACCGAACAACAGGCCCGCGCCATCCTCGGCGCCTTCCTCTTCCGCAAGGACGACGTTTTCAAAAAAGTCTCCGTGCTCTCCGGCGGCGAAAAATCCCGCCTCGCCCTCGCCCGCCTCCTCGTCGATCCGCCCAATCTCCTTCTCATGGATGAGCCGACGACCCACCTCGACATCCAGTCGATCGACGCACTCATCAGCGCGCTCAAAGCCTTTGCGGGCACCTTCATTTTCATCAGCCACGACGTGTATTTCATCCGGCAACTCGCCGAGACCGTGCTGCACGTGCACGGCGGCCGCCTCACGCGCTACGCCGGCGACTACGACTACTACCTCGAGAAATCCCAAGCCACCGGCGAACGCGAAGCGCTCACGGCCGGCTTCACCGCAGCGCGACCCGACCAAGCCAAAAGCGCGGCCAAAACCAACGCCAAACCCGACCGTGACGCGGCGAAAAACCGCGACGCCGAGATCCGCAAACTGCGTTCCTCGGTCGGCGACTTGGAGCAAAAGGTCGTCGACCTCGAAGCCAAACAAGGCGAACTGACCGCCGAACTTGAAGACCCCGGCACCTATGAGGAAGCGGGCAAAGCCCAACACCTCAACCGCGAGCTCACCGCCGTGACCGACCAGCTCACCGCCGCCAACCGCGAGTGGGAAGCCGCCGCCGAACGCTTGGTCGAGTTGGAAAAAGCCTGACGCGATCGCTACGGTTCCCGCATCACTGAGGAAGGATGCCACGGTGACAGCGCACATTCGGCTCACCGGGAACTGAACTCCTCCCCCCTGCGCGCTCCGCAAGATTGACGAAACCGCATTTCCTTACTTTCCTTACCGGTATGGAAACCCTGATCACGAAGCTTACCAGCAAAGGGCAAACCACCATCCCCCAGCGGGTTCGCCTGACCCTCGGTCTGCGCACGGGTGACGCTCTCGCCTTCCGCTTCAACGGCGACCGCATCGAAATCGCCAAGGCCCAACCACTCGATCTCACGTTCGCCGAATCAACCGCGAAGACGCTCGCTCCCGAATGGATGTCCGAAGCCGACGACGATGCCTTCCGCGACCTTTGAGCCGGGCACCCTGGTAGTCGTCCCGTTTCCCTTCACGGATAGTGCGACGACAAAACGGCGCCCCGCCGTGGTGCTCTCTTCCGCCGCGTTCAACTCCACGAACGGTCACGTCATTCTAGCCATGATCACCACCGCAAAGCATTCCTCGTGGACCGGCGATATGCCGATACGTGACTGGAAAAAATGCGGCCTACCCCAACCCTGCATCGTTCGCCCCAAAGTCTTCACCCTCGATCTGCGTTTCGTTGAACGTGCGCTCGGAAAACTAACGCCGCGCGACGCGATCGCTTTCCGCAGTGTCATCAACGATACCGTGATGAACCACTGGTCAGGCAATTAGATCGAAGTCCCGGCCATGCCTTCGTGAGCATGGCACCAGACCCTTCCTACCCGATCCGGTCGGCGATCAGCGCCGGCGGCGCGGCCGCTGTAGTGCCGATCTTGATACCATCGCGCAGGCGCACCTCGGCTTCGGCCCAGGCGTCATCGTCGTTGGCGTGCACAATACAAAGAGGCTGACCCTTTTCGACGACCTCGCCGATTTTGACCAACGCGGTCACACCGACTGCCGGGTCGATCGCATCTTGTGCGCGGGCTCGCCCGGCCCCCAGTCGCAGCGCGGCGAGGGCGACTTCCATGGCGTCGACGTCCTGCACGATGCCGGCGTGGTCGGCCAATAGCGGCACTTGCTGTGAGGCTGCGGGCAGCACGCTCTCCGGGTCGTCGATGACGCGGGGATCACCGCCTTGCGCCTCGATGATTTCCTGAAATTTGCGCAACGCCGATCCGTCATCCACAACCGCCTGCAGTCGGGCGCGGGCATCCGCGTCGTCCGCTGCGACTCCGCCCAGTTGCAGCATCTCGGAGCAGAGCGCCTTGGTGACTTCCATAAGATCCGCCGGGCCTTCACCGCGCAGGCACGCGATTGATTCGGCCACCTCGACGGCATTGCCCACGGCCCGACCCAGGGGCTCGTGCATGGCGGTGATGAGGGCACGCATGCCTTTGCCCATCTTGTTGCCAATGTCGACCATGGCACCGGCGAGTTCACGCGCTTGCGCGAGGTCTTTCATGAACGCGCCGCGACCATATTTTACGTCGAGCACGAGACCATCGATGCCCTCGGCCAGTTTTTTGCACATGATCGAACCACAGATGAGCGGCATGCACTCGACCGTCGCGGTCACATCGCGCAGCGCGTAGAGTTTTTTGTCCGACGGCGCGAGTTCCTTGGTCTGTCCAATCAAAGCACAACCGACCCTGGCCACCTGATCGCGGTAGGCGCTGAGCGAGAGGTTCACATTGAAACCCGGGATCGATTCCAATTTGTCGAGCGTGCCGCCGCTGTGACCCAGCCCACGACCACTGATCATCGGCACCGGCACCCCACACGCGGCCACCATCGCGGCCAGCGGCAACGATACTTTATCGCCGACCCCACCGGTGGAATGTTTGTCGACCTTCACCCCCGGAATATTCGACAAATCGGCAACCACGCCGGAGTTCATCATGGCTCGCGTATAGAGCGCTACCTCGTCCGCGGTCATGCCATTCAGGTAAATGGCCATGAGCATCGCGGTGAGTTGATAGTCTTCCCACGACCCGTCGGTGGCCCCCCGGACAAAGGCCTGAATCTCGGCCTCCGTCAAAATCTGGCCGTCTCGTTTTCGCGCGATCACATGTTGAGGAAACATGCCATCAGAGTGGCTTCAAAAACATGGTTTTTCGAGGCCCAAATCGCTTGCCATCACGCGCCGCCCCCGCTCGCCCTCACGCCCGCGGTCATCCCGCAAGGCCACTTGTCACCTATTAGGTGACAAGCTATCGCTATTATCTGATAAACTTATGGTTATGAATCTACTTCAGGGAAGTGGGTGCGGGCGGGTTTTTGCCCTTGATGATGCGGACATGACCCATGGAATGAACGGTTTTTACGCTATCCATGTCTGTTACCACGGCCTCCGCGCCCAACCCCGACCACGTTCTTCAACTTGCCGACGAATTAGCCCTGCCCGTCGCGCAAATCGCCGCCACCGCCCAGCTCCTGGCCGAGGGCGCCACGGTGCCGTTCATCGCCCGCTATCGCAAGGAGGTCACCGGCTCTCTCGACGAGGTCGTCGTCACTTCGATCCGCGATCGGCTCGAAGCCCTGCGCTCGCTTGATGACCGACGCGCCAGCATTTTGGGCGGACTAAAGGAACGCGGCCTGCTGACCCCGGAACTCGAAAAAGCACTCCAGGCGGCCACCACGCTCACGCAGCTCGAAGACATTTACCTGCCCTTCCGCCCGAAAAAACGCACCCGCGCCACGATCGCGAAGGAACTCGGTTTGGAACCGTTGGCCGACTCGCTATGGGACCAGGATCCGTCGTTCGATCCCGCCGCCGCCGCCGCGAATTTCGTGGGCAACTCCGTCACGCACGAGACCAAAACCAACACGGTTGCCACGGTCGAAGAGGTGCTGGCCGGGGCGCGCGACATCCTCGCCGAACGTATCAGCGACGACGCCACCGCGCGCGAAAAACTGCGCGCCATCTACCGCGAGCAAGCCACGGTATCGTCCAAGGTCATGTTTGGCAAAGAAGAGGCCGGAGCGAAATTTAAGGACTACTTCGACTGGTCAGAGCCGCTCGCCAAGGCGCCCTCCCACCGCGTGCTGGCCATGCGCCGCGGCGAAAAGGAAGGCTTCATCATGATGCGGGTGCAACTGCCCGACGAGGCGCTCGCCTTTGCCGAGCTCGATCGACTCTATTTGAAAGGCGACGCCAGCAACGCCGCCGCACAACAGGTCCATCTCGCCGCCGAGGACGCCGCCAAGCGTCTACTTTTTCCCGCCATGGAAACGGAGATGCGTCTCGATTCCAAGAAGCGCGCCGATGCCGACGCCATCACGGTCTTCACCGAAAATCTGCGCGAGCTCCTGCTCGCCTCACCACTCGGCCAGCGCGCCGTCATGGCGATCGATCCGGGCTTCCGCACGGGCTGCAAAACCGTGCTCCTCGATGCCCAGGGCAAACTGCTCCATCACGACGTCATTTTCCCCGATCGACACGGTATCGAAGCCGAGGAAAAGGTCCGCGGATTCGTCGAGCACTTCAATGTGCAGGCCATCGCCATCGGCAACGGCACCGCCGGCCGCGAGACCGAAGCGTTCATTCGCGGACTCAAGCTCCCCGCCTCCGTGACGGTCGTGCTCGTCAACGAATCCGGGGCGTCGATCTACTCGGCCTCCGAGGTGGCCCGCGAGGAATTCCCCGACCACGACCTCACCGTGCGTGGTGCCGTCTCCATCGGTCGCCGCCTCATGGATCCCTTGGCGGAGCTCGTGAAACTCGACCCCAAATCCATCGGCGTCGGCCAATACCAACACGACGTCGACCAGGCCGCGCTGAAACGCTCGCTCGACGACACCGTCGTCAGCTCGGTCAACGGCGTCGGCGTCGAACTCAACACCGCGTCCAAACAACTGCTTGCCTACGTCTCCGGCCTCAACAGCAGCACCGCCGCCGCCATCGTCGCGCGCCGCAACGATGCCGGCCCGTTCAAGACCCGCGCCGAGCTGCTCGACGTGCCGCGCCTCGGGCCCAAAGCGTTTGAGCAAGCGGCCGGCTTCCTACGCATCCGCGACAGCGTGCACCCACTCGACGCCTCGGCCGTTCACCCGGAGCGCTACGCCCTCGTCGAACGCATGGCGACCGATCTCGGCGTGACCGTGGCGGACCTGATCGCCGATGCCAAACTGCGTCGCAGCATCAAACTCGAAACCTACGTGTCCGCCGATGTCGGCCTGCCGACGTTGCAGGATATCGTCGCGGAACTCGCGAAACCCGGCCGCGATCCGCGCGCGGAGTTTGAAGCCTTCGCCTTCGACGAGAGCGTGAACAAACCCGAGGATTTGAAACTCGGCATGAAGCTCC is from Synoicihabitans lomoniglobus and encodes:
- a CDS encoding Tex family protein; the protein is MSVTTASAPNPDHVLQLADELALPVAQIAATAQLLAEGATVPFIARYRKEVTGSLDEVVVTSIRDRLEALRSLDDRRASILGGLKERGLLTPELEKALQAATTLTQLEDIYLPFRPKKRTRATIAKELGLEPLADSLWDQDPSFDPAAAAANFVGNSVTHETKTNTVATVEEVLAGARDILAERISDDATAREKLRAIYREQATVSSKVMFGKEEAGAKFKDYFDWSEPLAKAPSHRVLAMRRGEKEGFIMMRVQLPDEALAFAELDRLYLKGDASNAAAQQVHLAAEDAAKRLLFPAMETEMRLDSKKRADADAITVFTENLRELLLASPLGQRAVMAIDPGFRTGCKTVLLDAQGKLLHHDVIFPDRHGIEAEEKVRGFVEHFNVQAIAIGNGTAGRETEAFIRGLKLPASVTVVLVNESGASIYSASEVAREEFPDHDLTVRGAVSIGRRLMDPLAELVKLDPKSIGVGQYQHDVDQAALKRSLDDTVVSSVNGVGVELNTASKQLLAYVSGLNSSTAAAIVARRNDAGPFKTRAELLDVPRLGPKAFEQAAGFLRIRDSVHPLDASAVHPERYALVERMATDLGVTVADLIADAKLRRSIKLETYVSADVGLPTLQDIVAELAKPGRDPRAEFEAFAFDESVNKPEDLKLGMKLPGIVTNVTAFGAFVDVGVHQDGLVHVSQLADTFVKDPSEHVKPGQKVRVTVTDIDLPRNRIALSMRSAPEIGGKSGGGNGGGNRDRNAPRRDNRGSAPRDNRSNSRGGGNATLNNDWFSAALNKKR
- a CDS encoding type II toxin-antitoxin system PemK/MazF family toxin yields the protein MPSATFEPGTLVVVPFPFTDSATTKRRPAVVLSSAAFNSTNGHVILAMITTAKHSSWTGDMPIRDWKKCGLPQPCIVRPKVFTLDLRFVERALGKLTPRDAIAFRSVINDTVMNHWSGN
- a CDS encoding thymidine phosphorylase, translating into MFPQHVIARKRDGQILTEAEIQAFVRGATDGSWEDYQLTAMLMAIYLNGMTADEVALYTRAMMNSGVVADLSNIPGVKVDKHSTGGVGDKVSLPLAAMVAACGVPVPMISGRGLGHSGGTLDKLESIPGFNVNLSLSAYRDQVARVGCALIGQTKELAPSDKKLYALRDVTATVECMPLICGSIMCKKLAEGIDGLVLDVKYGRGAFMKDLAQARELAGAMVDIGNKMGKGMRALITAMHEPLGRAVGNAVEVAESIACLRGEGPADLMEVTKALCSEMLQLGGVAADDADARARLQAVVDDGSALRKFQEIIEAQGGDPRVIDDPESVLPAASQQVPLLADHAGIVQDVDAMEVALAALRLGAGRARAQDAIDPAVGVTALVKIGEVVEKGQPLCIVHANDDDAWAEAEVRLRDGIKIGTTAAAPPALIADRIG
- a CDS encoding ABC-F family ATP-binding cassette domain-containing protein: MLTIADVAKSYGTRELFSDVSLFVARTDRLGLVGPNGAGKSTLFNLILGKESPDNGVIEWERGADFGFLPQESAPVGDETVIAIATDGQKLDFDGDDDDDYDIDWTLEPRARKILAGLGFKDADMDLPAKSFSGGWIMRAHLARLLVSEPTLLLLDEPTNHLDLEALLWFQDYLTRYPGGLVVISHDRAFLNALCNGILELRGATLHKYTGNYDDYLEQKEARHEQLLAVYKNQQREIAHQQKFVDRFGAKASMATRAKSKEKHIARLKEEAVESPEMELKRINFRFPQPPRSGLKVIELEHVEQAYGDHVVYQDLNFTAERGEKIVLVGPNGAGKSTLLKILGDVIPIRGGERELGSNVYPGYFAQNRADNLKLDETVLANVMELRTAENDLTEQQARAILGAFLFRKDDVFKKVSVLSGGEKSRLALARLLVDPPNLLLMDEPTTHLDIQSIDALISALKAFAGTFIFISHDVYFIRQLAETVLHVHGGRLTRYAGDYDYYLEKSQATGEREALTAGFTAARPDQAKSAAKTNAKPDRDAAKNRDAEIRKLRSSVGDLEQKVVDLEAKQGELTAELEDPGTYEEAGKAQHLNRELTAVTDQLTAANREWEAAAERLVELEKA
- a CDS encoding AbrB/MazE/SpoVT family DNA-binding domain-containing protein, with product METLITKLTSKGQTTIPQRVRLTLGLRTGDALAFRFNGDRIEIAKAQPLDLTFAESTAKTLAPEWMSEADDDAFRDL